TTAAACGTACCGAAAGTCAGTGTTTCCGTGTGGATCGATCCGTCTTCCTGTTCCGCAATCAGACAGGCCGTCACATGCTTTTGATGAACATCAAGGCCTATAGCGCTCTTGTGGATCGGTTCCAGTTCCATGTCCTCGACTCCTCCTGTAAAATGTATGTTGAGATGGCGAGGACATGTTTCGAATCAACCTGCGGGTGCCCGGCACCCGTGGCCCTATTACCGTGCGCTCTCTATAGAAGCAATCCGGGGTGCGATGCGAAACAATGGGTCTCGTTAGCTGACTGGGTCCAAGCCACGTATTCACTTGCGCGACCTCGCCCTCGCCAGCTCCCTTTATACCACCTTTCATCATCAGGGGTGCCGCGAACATCTCGGCATGAACGTTAGTTCCTATAAAGAGAACAGTAGAATCGGCGGGAATGCCTCCTGCAGGACCGGCGAGCACACGACCAATACCGGCAACCATCGCCTTTGCGTTGCGAGCTTTTTCCTTCCTGCGTGAAATGATTTTGCGTACAACTTCGCGTAAACCTATTTCCTTCGTGTAATTAAAAACCATGCGAAGGCTATTTCGCCTGACAAAATATTGATTTGAAATCGGATACAAGACGACATTTTTTGAAACTTCAATCAGATAACTGTCTTTATTCCGGTGTGGCAGAAGAAACCCAGAATTCCATTTTGTACCGATCAATATCGACTGAAAGGCGAGGTTGTGATTCAATGGTTTCATAAGCCAGAAATTTCCAGGTCTCAGTAAGCCGAGCGGTGGGACGAAACTCTTTTTGCAGCACTGGTTGGATGAGACATATTTAATCACAAACTTTTAAATGCTCGCACCGTAAAACAGTGCGCGGTTCTGCTCTATAACCTCTTGATCATCAAGTTTTTCATAAGCGTAGCGTGCAGCTCCGGTAAAAAACTTGCTCAACTCCTCTTGAGAGTATTGAGCAAGCGTTTCTATGATCTTGCGGAACTCCTCCGGTTTGGAAAGTGGAACCACCCAGCCGGCGTTATGCTCTTCAAGGTCCTGCCAAGGTGTCTGATCACTCAACAGGACCGGACATCCTGCAGAAAGGGATTCCAAAATGACGTGGCCGAAGTTCTCGCCTTTTGTAGGAAAGAAGAAAAGATCGTACTCGGAAAAAACCTTCTGCACCTTGCTTGCCTCTACCGGACCGAGATAGCGAGTCTGGATGTTTTTCGGAAGTTTCGAGATGAGCCTTTGGCATTCGTACCAGTAATCCTTGTCCCGATCGACCGGGCCATAGATATCAAAATCTATATCCGCCTGGATTTTGGCCAGAACGTTCAATGCATATCCAAGGTTCTTCATGTTGGTGATGCGAGACAGAAAGATGATTCTCAAGGGCTTATGCCCATACTTTCCAAATGGCAACAGCTCTTCGTTGGACGATGCTAATATGTTGGGTGCCAGAGTAATGTCGGGTGCCAGAGTAATGTCGGGTGCTGCCGCACCTCCTGATTTCAGGTTGTGGTGTCTCAATCCATTAGGACATCTAAAGAATTCTCTAAGTATGTCTTGTTTCTCAAATTCACTACTGGCCTGCCATTGGACTTTCGAATAGAGGCCTACCATTTGTGCAGCTAGAAGGTAAGCATGTTTTTTAGGTTTCTTTAGATTGATGGCTCCCGCTGAGAATTCGCCACGCGGCGCTACGATGACAGGGGTCTGCGGAATCAAACCCAGCCGATGCAAAAACAATGGAGTTCCAGTAAACTGAGGATCAAAAAAGCTATTCAGATACAGGATGTCATAGGGCTTTGAAACTATCGCTCTCCGGAAACCTCTGATTGTCTTGTCCGTCGGAGAAATGTAATAGACTTGGGCTTTCCCTACCTGTTGCCAACTGTTTTCCTTGATGTGAGGAAAAGGGTCTGTATCTTGAGTGTCCCGGTCGCTCGTAATGATACTGAAATGAAATTCATCTCCTAGGCGATCGACCATTCCCGCAATCGTCTTAATGGGGCCTCCAGCTTTAAAACCTGGAAGATAATATGCGCAAAGAACTAACACATTCATCATATTTGCCTCAAATGTGACTTTTCTCGAATTGCTCTTTGTTGTTCAGCAATGCGCTAATCTGTTAACCAAGTTATGCTGCACATGTGTCGGATATCCTTCGGCTTACAGGCTTCAGCGCTCAACACTGATCCAGTAATTCTCGATAAAGTTTGACATACTGGGCAGTAATTGCTCGGGGTTGAAAGCGCTGTACATTCTTAATGCCCTTTTGGACGAGATCTTCACGATAGTTTGAATCCTTCAATATTCTTAGAATTCCCGCTCGGATGCTCGCCACGTCAAACGGATCAACCAGACAGGCGGATTCACCCGCTATCTCGGGCATGGAGAGGATGTTGCTGGTGACAACCGGTCGACCGGTTGCCTGGGCTTCCACAATCGGCAGGCCAAAGCCCTCATAAGTGGAAGCGAAGACGAGCATATCACAGCGGCAATATTCCTCGACAATCTGTTCATCTGAAATATTTGATGCCGACGAATACTCGATTCCAAACCGCTGCAATACTGTTGTTTGGCGATCAGTCAGCGTGCCTATCACACGGAGGTGACACGGAATCCCCTGAAGCGCCTCCGCCACTCGTTCCAGGTTTTTATTTGGTCCTGTACCGACTTGAAGAATGATGGGCTTAGTGATGTTGAACTCTTTGGGCGTGGGCTTGAAGGCTGCGGATACGCAGTCATGAACGACGCGAACCTTCTGAGGATCGACCTTGACATAACGGAGGAGGTCTTCCTTCGTGGAATTTGATATCACCGTCACCAGAGCTGATCGTTTTATAGGGAGCCAATACCAGAAGAAGAGAAATACCCTCCTGTGGAGGAGTTGGGGACGCCCTTAACTTATTAACTTGGCAGATTGCTGTGAGAAAATTGGTCGCCCGAGGAGCAGAGATCTCAAGAATAGAGGAGCCGGACCTGGCTTAAGTTAGTAAGTTAAGGGCGTCCCAATATTACACACGCAAGCTTGGGGATACGCAGTGCAAGCGGACTATTATTCTGAAATTCCTATGTTTTCATCTTCCATAAGATGGATCGATCTTACCTGAAAAATGAATAGGTTATTTATGCACAATTACTTACCACACATATAACCTTTCTCGAATTGCTCTCAAGTTCTCTGAGCCGGACGTTCAAGAGTGTTCCTCTATATAGTGCTTGACCCATTCAGAAGCCAAGCGTTGCGGCAGCGAAGAACCAAAGAACTTTTCGCTTAACAGCTCTCTAGTGTGGGATGAGTGGAGGAGTCTATTGCTAAATCTAATTATACCTGTCAGCCTGTTTTTCGCCTGAAGAAACTCAGAGCGTGCAGCATTCCATGCCTTGCGCTTTTCACAAACACTTTCTTGATCGATTCGATTCTCAACCCACTCCAAGAAACTGCTCCAATCTGCCTCTTCATTACTGGCAGATGGGTCAGGGATGCCCGATGACCTCAGAAAATAACAGACTCTTGCCGCCGTAGAATCGCATAGTTGTCGTTTTCCTGCCTGATCGAGAGAGATCTGTTCTGAATGCTTGCGTATTCTCACAAGTGGCTTCTTAAAGCAACCAAGCTTGCCCTTTTCAGATAACCGTAGCCACAGATCGGTATCTTCAGATCTTTTGATACGTGGATTATATCCGTGAACACGCTGAACCAAATCAGTACGATAGAATGCTGATGAATGAGGGAAAAAAGCCATGGATCTTTTCAAACGATGTAGAAGTTGATCATGCTTAGCAGGATAACTGTGTCTCTTCAGTACTGATCCACTGTCATTGATTTCGAGAAACCCCGTTCCGAGTAGTACTATTTCAGGATTCTTCCTAATAAACGCGATCTGTTCTTCCAACCGGGTCGGCTCACAAAGATCGTCGGCATCGAGTCGGGCAATCCATGTACCCTTGGCATGTGCAATGCCAACATTTAGTGAGTCAGCAAGGCCAGTATTTTCTTTTCTGATTGCGACGATTCGTTTATCCCTACTGCAATAAGACTGAATGATATTCCATGTCTCATCTTCTGAGCCATCATCCAGAATGATAAACTCGAAGTTCTTAAATGTTTGCTGCAGCACACTGTCGATTGCTTCATGCAACCAGCGGCCGGCGTTGTAACAGGACATCAGCACAGTGATCTCAGGATTTGTACTACAAGATGCCTTGTTCATACTCTTATCCATTCATCTGGGATCAACCCCTTAAAACCCCATGCCGCTTTGCCTTCAATCATCAGATCAGGTGTCACGATAATCTTCTCTTTATGCAACCCCAGCCAGGCCCCCCACCAACTGAAGGTGCTGTTGGCGGTAATGAAGTGTTTGCACTGGCTCATGAGCCATAGATCGGCATAGGCGTTTTCGTCACCTCGGTTGTGGGAAACAAAAGTCACCCGGGCTTCGGACAGGCTAAGCTTTGCACGGGCTGCCTCCGGATCATCGGAAAAGAGGAAGTAATGCGGCGAGTCAATCGTGCTTTCCATTAGGGCGATAGCGCGCTGGTAGTAGTCGACTGAAATATTGTGGGTCGCTGTACCGCCAGGAGCGTCGAACCATCGCACATGCAGGGCCACGGCCTCGCTGCTGCGAATCTCTTCCGCCATGCGTTGGTTATGTGCATCCGTAGGAGGAATGATCTTGAGGTCCTCGCGGATGGTCCGTTCCACATCCTTGAAGTAGCCTTCGCTTTGCCACAGACCATCCAGATAGAGCGTTCCCCTTACTTTCAAGCTGAGAAGACGTTCATCGAAATCCAGCCCTTCCTGCTCTACATAGCGCCTTTTTTCAAAAGGCTTTCTGCGGGACAACCATTTCATCACGCCTCGCCGGTAGCGCTCGAAGGGTTCAAGACGTTCTGCCGCTGTTGCCTTGCGGCAGGGAATTTGGAAGTGGTCCAGGGCGTACCGGCGGCGGTACTGCAGATCGCGCACAAAACCGGTCACGTCATCGATGACCAGTTCCACACCGTTGACCAAAGCCAGTCGACGGGCAGCGGCATAACAGAAGAGTTGGTTGCCGAGGCCGCCTTTGATGCGGGCAATGATTTTCAACAGGTTTAGCATTCCTTATGTAATTGAGGGTAATTCCAAATATTATAAAAATAATAATCTGTATTTGACCTGAAGTATACATAATTTCGGTCATCATAAAAATTATATAAATTATCATTGTATATAATGATATGTTTATTAATGCGGTGGATAACACATCAAAACGACTATGTGGATTTGTTAAATACTGAAATATTTTTAAAAGTATGAA
This region of Desulforhabdus amnigena genomic DNA includes:
- a CDS encoding glycosyltransferase family 4 protein, producing the protein MMNVLVLCAYYLPGFKAGGPIKTIAGMVDRLGDEFHFSIITSDRDTQDTDPFPHIKENSWQQVGKAQVYYISPTDKTIRGFRRAIVSKPYDILYLNSFFDPQFTGTPLFLHRLGLIPQTPVIVAPRGEFSAGAINLKKPKKHAYLLAAQMVGLYSKVQWQASSEFEKQDILREFFRCPNGLRHHNLKSGGAAAPDITLAPDITLAPNILASSNEELLPFGKYGHKPLRIIFLSRITNMKNLGYALNVLAKIQADIDFDIYGPVDRDKDYWYECQRLISKLPKNIQTRYLGPVEASKVQKVFSEYDLFFFPTKGENFGHVILESLSAGCPVLLSDQTPWQDLEEHNAGWVVPLSKPEEFRKIIETLAQYSQEELSKFFTGAARYAYEKLDDQEVIEQNRALFYGASI
- a CDS encoding glycosyltransferase family 4 protein; its protein translation is MTVISNSTKEDLLRYVKVDPQKVRVVHDCVSAAFKPTPKEFNITKPIILQVGTGPNKNLERVAEALQGIPCHLRVIGTLTDRQTTVLQRFGIEYSSASNISDEQIVEEYCRCDMLVFASTYEGFGLPIVEAQATGRPVVTSNILSMPEIAGESACLVDPFDVASIRAGILRILKDSNYREDLVQKGIKNVQRFQPRAITAQYVKLYRELLDQC
- a CDS encoding glycosyltransferase family 2 protein, with the translated sequence MNKASCSTNPEITVLMSCYNAGRWLHEAIDSVLQQTFKNFEFIILDDGSEDETWNIIQSYCSRDKRIVAIRKENTGLADSLNVGIAHAKGTWIARLDADDLCEPTRLEEQIAFIRKNPEIVLLGTGFLEINDSGSVLKRHSYPAKHDQLLHRLKRSMAFFPHSSAFYRTDLVQRVHGYNPRIKRSEDTDLWLRLSEKGKLGCFKKPLVRIRKHSEQISLDQAGKRQLCDSTAARVCYFLRSSGIPDPSASNEEADWSSFLEWVENRIDQESVCEKRKAWNAARSEFLQAKNRLTGIIRFSNRLLHSSHTRELLSEKFFGSSLPQRLASEWVKHYIEEHS
- a CDS encoding alpha-1,2-fucosyltransferase, whose product is MKIIARIKGGLGNQLFCYAAARRLALVNGVELVIDDVTGFVRDLQYRRRYALDHFQIPCRKATAAERLEPFERYRRGVMKWLSRRKPFEKRRYVEQEGLDFDERLLSLKVRGTLYLDGLWQSEGYFKDVERTIREDLKIIPPTDAHNQRMAEEIRSSEAVALHVRWFDAPGGTATHNISVDYYQRAIALMESTIDSPHYFLFSDDPEAARAKLSLSEARVTFVSHNRGDENAYADLWLMSQCKHFITANSTFSWWGAWLGLHKEKIIVTPDLMIEGKAAWGFKGLIPDEWIRV